From Musa acuminata AAA Group cultivar baxijiao chromosome BXJ3-8, Cavendish_Baxijiao_AAA, whole genome shotgun sequence, one genomic window encodes:
- the LOC103974656 gene encoding 1-aminocyclopropane-1-carboxylate oxidase-like, protein MAIPVIDFSKLKGKQRAETLAQIANGCEEWGFFQLVNHGIPVELLDRVKKVCSECYRLRAKGFKGSKPVQLLNKLVEKEGEEADVKRLDNVDWEDVFLLQDDNEWPSNPPEFSEIMKEYREELRKLAEKVMEVMDENMGFENGYIKKVFSGNGEHQPFFGTKVSHYPPCPRLDLVNGLRAHTDAGGVILLFQDDQVGGLQILKDGKWIDVQPVANAIVINTGDQIEVLSNGRYKSVWHRVLTTSDGNRRSIASFYNPSLKATITPGISNDDAPALYPKFVFGDYMEVYVKQKFTAKEPRFDAVRAM, encoded by the exons ATGGCCATTCCAGTCATTGATTTCTCAAAgttgaagggcaagcaaagagccGAAACTTTGGCACAGATTGCCAATGGATGTGAAGAATGGGGATTCTTTCAG CTGGTGAACCATGGGATTCCGGTGGAGCTTCTGGATCGCGTGAAGAAGGTATGCTCGGAGTGCTATCGGCTCAGAGCGAAGGGCTTCAAGGGATCCAAACCAGTGCAGCTGTTGAACAAACTGGTGGAAAAAGAAGGGGAAGAGGCCGATGTTAAGCGCTTGGATAACGTGGACTGGGAGGATGTTTTCCTTCTCCAGGACGACAACGAATGGCCGTCCAACCCTCCGGAGTTCAG CGAGATCATGAAGGAGTACAGGGAAGAGCTGAGGAAGCTGGCTGAGAAAGTGATGGAAGTAATGGATGAGAATATGGGGTTTGAGAATGGCTACATCAAGAAAGTATTCTCAGGAAACGGTGAGCACCAGCCCTTCTTCGGCACCAAGGTGAGCCACTATCCGCCATGCCCGCGCCTGGACCTCGTAAACGGCCTTCGCGCCCACaccgatgctggcggtgtcatCCTCCTCTTCCAGGACGACCAAGTTGGTGGCCTCCAGATCCTAAAAGATGGGAAGTGGATCGATGTGCAGCCTGTGGCCAATGCCATCGTCATCAACACCGGAGACCAGATCGAAGTACTCAGCAACGGTCGCTACAAGAGCGTGTGGCACCGCGTGCTCACGACCAGCGATGGCAACCGCCGCTCCATTGCTTCGTTCTACAACCCCTCCTTGAAGGCCACCATCACTCCGGGAATCAGCAACGACGACGCTCCAGCTTTGTACCCCAAGTTTGTTTTCGGGGATTACATGGAGGTGTACGTGAAGCAGAAGTTCACGGCCAAAGAGCCCAGGTTTGATGCAGTGAGAGCTATGTAA
- the LOC135644127 gene encoding 1-aminocyclopropane-1-carboxylate oxidase-like, with translation MAIPVIDFSKLKGKQRAETLAQIANGCEEWGFFQLVNHGIPVELLDRVKKVCSECYRLRAKGFKGSKPVQLLNKLVEKEGEEADVKRLDNVDWEDVFLLQDDNEWPSNPPEFSEIMKEYREELRKLAEKVMEVMDENMGFENGYIKKVFSGNGEHQPFFGTKVSHYPPCPRLDLVNGLRAHTDAGGVILLFQDDQVGGLQILKDGKWIDVQPVANAIVINTGDQIEVLSNGRYKSVWHRVLTTSDGNRRSIASFYNPSLKATITPGISNDDAPALYPKFVFGDYMEVYVKQKFTAKEPRFDAVRAM, from the exons ATGGCCATTCCAGTCATTGATTTCTCAAAgttgaagggcaagcaaagagccGAAACTTTGGCACAGATTGCCAATGGATGTGAAGAATGGGGATTCTTTCAG CTGGTGAACCATGGGATTCCGGTGGAGCTTCTGGATCGCGTGAAGAAGGTATGCTCGGAGTGCTATCGGCTCAGAGCGAAGGGCTTCAAGGGATCCAAACCAGTGCAGCTGTTGAACAAACTGGTGGAAAAAGAAGGGGAAGAGGCCGATGTTAAGCGCTTGGATAACGTGGACTGGGAGGATGTTTTCCTTCTCCAGGACGACAACGAATGGCCGTCCAACCCTCCGGAGTTCAG CGAGATCATGAAGGAGTACAGGGAAGAGCTGAGGAAGCTGGCTGAGAAAGTGATGGAAGTAATGGATGAGAATATGGGGTTTGAGAATGGCTACATCAAGAAAGTATTTTCAGGAAACGGTGAGCACCAGCCCTTCTTCGGCACCAAGGTGAGCCACTATCCGCCATGCCCGCGCCTGGACCTCGTAAACGGCCTTCGCGCCCACaccgatgctggcggtgtcatCCTCCTCTTCCAGGACGACCAAGTTGGTGGCCTCCAGATCCTAAAAGATGGGAAGTGGATCGATGTGCAGCCTGTGGCCAATGCCATCGTCATCAACACCGGAGACCAGATCGAAGTACTCAGCAACGGTCGCTACAAGAGCGTGTGGCACCGCGTGCTCACGACCAGCGATGGCAACCGCCGCTCCATTGCTTCGTTCTACAACCCCTCCTTGAAGGCCACCATCACTCCGGGAATCAGCAACGACGACGCTCCAGCTTTGTACCCCAAGTTTGTTTTCGGGGATTACATGGAGGTGTACGTGAAGCAGAAGTTCACGGCCAAAGAGCCCAGGTTTGATGCAGTGAGAGCTATGTAA